One Deltaproteobacteria bacterium DNA window includes the following coding sequences:
- the glnD gene encoding [protein-PII] uridylyltransferase, whose translation MKKGSESYEAILRRTDEIDKLLITLFETAEKEKGGLKIALLSQGGYGRRELCLYSDIDLLFLYEGKEKTSLKSFAEKVLHPLWDVGLEVGFATRTVSDCEELMQEDLTILSSLIDGRYLAGDRGLFNNFESMKEKFFSSLALREKFFQQKSKEDEDRWHKYGGSVYLLEPHLKEGEGGLRDYHTLYWFARIAQGLTNPQDFGKNGLLSSEDFHHFWKAINFLWRVREELHRLAGRRQDQLLFEHQETIGRLLGFSNTPQFLGVEQFMQQYYRHAATIRRISKKAVRECLIQSLRGSTPVEHTSEDSHFRIVEGKLSLGTPGLFQKDPLCLLKVFHIARHHGVEIDDSTRGEIARNLSSIDDSFRSSAPAASLFRAMLRESGGLGRMLVQMNETGVLGKFLPEFEKLHFRAQHDIYHLYTVDVHSIFAVGEFEKVLEGKYAESHPTFTEISKDLKRNDLLAFAILYHDIGKGEGKGHVEKGAPLIRRAGDRLGFSSAELDLLEFLERSHLIMTHLAFRRDLEEQNLIIRFAKSVQNLENLNLLCLLTFCDVHAVSPEAMTSWKASLLEYLYLKTREVLRSGDYTPERVSSHLGKIRGAVGSLLPRQNDLEEFDHFFQSMPSRYVMSASPETVAYHLRLWRKLESDRIVFDWRILSREGLNEVTLLTLDTPGLFSKMAGIFTAHNINILRAELSVSKLGYALHTFFVTDHGGLLISDVETWESIFQDLRAVLSGRVRIEDLVSEKFSPSLFKKKVAQKLPSRIDIDNDVSAFYTVIDIYAHDRVGLLYQVTTTLTALGLYVDVSKISTKVDQVADTFYVKDIFGHKITDESRLKRVKEVLVEVLEKEPTPDWRVPL comes from the coding sequence GTGAAAAAAGGAAGCGAATCGTATGAAGCGATCCTTCGTCGGACAGATGAGATTGATAAGCTCCTGATCACCCTTTTTGAAACAGCAGAGAAAGAGAAGGGGGGTCTTAAAATCGCCCTCTTATCTCAGGGGGGGTATGGTCGACGGGAGCTTTGTCTCTATTCGGATATTGATCTTCTCTTTCTCTACGAAGGGAAAGAAAAGACCTCACTCAAGTCTTTTGCGGAAAAGGTTCTTCATCCGCTCTGGGATGTCGGTCTGGAAGTTGGTTTTGCCACCCGGACCGTCTCAGATTGTGAAGAATTGATGCAGGAAGATCTCACGATTCTTTCCTCTCTGATCGATGGTCGATATCTGGCGGGGGACAGGGGGCTCTTTAATAATTTTGAATCGATGAAAGAGAAATTTTTCTCTTCTCTCGCCTTGCGTGAAAAGTTTTTCCAACAAAAATCCAAAGAGGATGAAGACCGATGGCACAAATATGGAGGGTCTGTCTATCTGTTGGAGCCTCATCTGAAGGAGGGAGAAGGGGGTCTTCGGGATTACCACACCCTTTATTGGTTTGCGCGGATCGCTCAGGGTCTGACCAATCCCCAGGATTTTGGCAAAAACGGTCTCTTGTCGTCGGAGGACTTTCATCATTTTTGGAAGGCGATCAATTTTCTCTGGAGGGTTCGTGAGGAGCTCCATCGGCTTGCCGGACGGCGTCAGGATCAGCTTCTCTTCGAACATCAAGAGACGATCGGGCGCCTCCTGGGCTTTTCGAATACCCCTCAGTTTCTGGGTGTCGAACAGTTCATGCAGCAGTATTATCGACATGCCGCAACGATACGAAGAATTTCCAAAAAAGCGGTGCGCGAGTGCCTGATTCAATCCCTTCGCGGTTCTACTCCGGTCGAACATACCAGTGAAGATTCGCATTTCAGGATTGTTGAGGGGAAACTGTCTCTGGGGACACCGGGTCTTTTTCAAAAGGATCCTCTTTGTCTTCTCAAGGTTTTCCATATCGCGAGGCATCATGGGGTTGAAATTGATGATTCCACACGTGGGGAGATCGCGAGAAACCTCTCCTCAATAGATGATTCATTTCGCTCCTCCGCTCCAGCGGCCAGCCTCTTCCGGGCAATGCTTCGGGAGAGTGGTGGTCTTGGCCGGATGCTTGTCCAGATGAATGAGACAGGGGTGCTGGGAAAATTTCTCCCCGAATTCGAAAAACTTCATTTCCGGGCTCAACATGACATTTATCATCTCTATACGGTCGATGTTCATTCAATTTTTGCCGTCGGCGAATTTGAAAAGGTGCTTGAAGGAAAATATGCCGAGTCCCATCCGACATTCACGGAGATTTCAAAAGATCTGAAGCGAAATGACCTTCTGGCCTTCGCGATCCTTTATCATGACATCGGAAAAGGGGAGGGGAAAGGCCATGTGGAAAAAGGGGCCCCGTTGATTCGACGTGCCGGTGACCGATTGGGCTTTAGCAGTGCCGAGCTCGATCTGCTCGAATTTTTGGAGCGCAGTCATCTGATTATGACGCATCTTGCCTTCCGGCGCGACCTTGAGGAGCAGAATCTGATCATCCGTTTCGCAAAGTCGGTTCAGAATCTGGAAAATTTGAATCTTCTCTGCCTTTTGACATTTTGTGATGTCCATGCGGTGAGTCCCGAGGCGATGACCAGCTGGAAGGCCTCTCTTCTGGAGTATCTCTATTTAAAAACAAGGGAGGTCTTGAGAAGCGGTGATTACACCCCGGAGAGGGTTTCATCTCATCTGGGAAAAATTCGGGGTGCGGTTGGTTCTCTCCTGCCACGCCAGAATGATTTGGAAGAATTCGACCATTTTTTCCAGTCGATGCCTTCACGGTATGTGATGTCCGCATCTCCGGAGACAGTCGCTTATCATTTGAGGCTCTGGAGGAAATTAGAATCCGACCGGATCGTCTTTGACTGGAGGATTCTGTCCAGGGAGGGATTGAATGAGGTGACCCTTTTGACTCTCGATACCCCCGGACTTTTTTCGAAGATGGCCGGTATTTTTACCGCCCACAATATCAATATCCTGCGAGCGGAACTTTCTGTCTCGAAGCTTGGGTATGCCCTTCATACCTTTTTTGTGACGGATCATGGCGGTTTGTTAATCTCTGATGTCGAGACCTGGGAGTCTATTTTCCAGGATCTGAGGGCGGTGCTCTCTGGGAGAGTTCGGATCGAAGACCTTGTTTCTGAAAAATTCAGCCCTTCTCTATTCAAGAAAAAAGTGGCCCAAAAGCTTCCCTCACGAATCGATATCGACAATGACGTCTCGGCCTTTTACACTGTCATCGATATTTATGCCCACGACCGGGTGGGGCTTCTTTACCAGGTGACGACGACCCTCACGGCGCTTGGGTTGTATGTTGATGTTTCCAAGATTTCGACAAAAGTGGATCAGGTGGCAGATACTTTTTATGTGAAGGATATCTTTGGGCACAAGATTACCGATGAATCGCGCCTGAAACGGGTCAAAGAGGTTCTGGTGGAGGTTTTGGAAAAAGAACCAACACCTGATTGGAGGGTTCCCTTGTGA
- the miaB gene encoding tRNA (N6-isopentenyl adenosine(37)-C2)-methylthiotransferase MiaB codes for MRAYIKTFGCQMNEQDSEIMKGLLLRSGYSPTLKPAEADLILINTCSIREKAYHKAMSEIGRYLQKGEKKVVLGVTGCVASQEGRKILRRMPHVDFVLGTDHIGKLPQVIQEARERDKKNSYSEFRDLSDYEFPIPLEIPGERKVKAYVTIMKGCDNTCSFCIVPMTRGPEISRGSDDIIQEIRNLESRGVKEVMLLGQNVNSYGKGLLEKMDFPKLLRRIARETGIKRIRFTSPHPKDLSRTLIREYAENERLCPHIHLPVQSGSDRILKKMQRAYSRQVYLRKVNELRAVCPDIAMTTDIIVGFPGETEGDFRETLDLVREVRYDQSYSFVFSPRPGTVAATLPDDTPQEVKDERLVRLQELQKEISLERNRECIGRREEVLAGRTPQGRIVNFDGAGENVGDILNVMIKDATAFFLKGEIL; via the coding sequence ATGAGAGCCTACATCAAGACATTCGGGTGTCAGATGAATGAGCAGGACTCTGAAATCATGAAGGGGCTGCTTCTTCGCTCCGGTTACTCCCCTACCTTGAAACCAGCTGAGGCAGACCTGATTCTCATCAATACCTGCAGCATTCGCGAAAAGGCGTATCACAAGGCGATGAGTGAGATCGGTCGTTACCTCCAGAAGGGGGAGAAAAAAGTCGTTTTGGGAGTGACCGGTTGCGTCGCCTCTCAGGAGGGGAGAAAGATTCTGAGACGAATGCCTCATGTCGATTTTGTGCTGGGGACCGATCATATCGGAAAACTTCCGCAGGTGATCCAGGAGGCCCGAGAGAGGGATAAAAAGAACTCTTATTCGGAGTTTCGGGATCTCTCTGATTATGAGTTTCCGATACCTCTTGAAATTCCGGGGGAGAGGAAGGTGAAGGCTTATGTCACGATCATGAAGGGATGTGATAACACCTGTTCCTTTTGTATCGTGCCGATGACTCGTGGTCCCGAAATCTCGCGTGGTTCCGATGATATTATTCAAGAGATTCGGAATCTGGAATCTCGAGGGGTTAAGGAGGTCATGCTCCTGGGCCAAAATGTAAATTCTTATGGCAAGGGGCTCTTGGAGAAAATGGATTTTCCAAAACTCCTTCGCCGGATTGCCCGTGAAACAGGGATCAAAAGGATCCGGTTTACCAGTCCTCACCCGAAGGACCTTTCACGGACGCTTATTCGTGAATATGCGGAGAACGAGAGGCTTTGTCCCCATATTCATTTGCCAGTTCAGTCAGGGTCGGATCGAATTTTGAAGAAGATGCAGCGGGCCTATAGCCGCCAGGTTTATCTGAGGAAGGTGAATGAACTTCGGGCGGTTTGCCCGGATATCGCGATGACCACCGATATCATTGTGGGATTTCCTGGTGAGACGGAAGGCGATTTCAGAGAGACGCTCGATCTCGTCCGAGAAGTTCGTTATGATCAGAGTTATTCGTTTGTCTTTTCACCCAGACCGGGGACCGTGGCTGCGACGCTACCTGATGACACCCCCCAGGAGGTAAAGGATGAGAGGCTCGTTCGACTTCAGGAGTTACAAAAAGAAATCAGTCTTGAAAGGAATCGTGAGTGCATCGGGAGAAGGGAAGAGGTGCTTGCCGGGAGAACTCCCCAGGGTCGGATTGTAAATTTCGATGGTGCAGGAGAGAATGTTGGTGATATACTGAATGTGATGATTAAAGACGCCACGGCGTTTTTTCTAAAAGGGGAGATCCTATGA
- a CDS encoding bifunctional nuclease family protein yields the protein MMIEMKVTGLTIDPFTNMPIIILKDLEEKSALPIWIGLIEASAIATELEKIQLSRPMTHDLIRNILTTLNVTVEKIEVNDLCDNTFYAKIYLKNGSEEHVIDSRPSDAIALALRTHSPIFVDKKVIDKSRDIDLARGGKTGEKKVQEEKWTEILENLNPDDFGKYKM from the coding sequence ATGATGATCGAAATGAAAGTTACCGGTCTCACGATTGACCCCTTTACCAATATGCCGATTATCATTTTGAAGGATTTGGAAGAAAAGAGCGCCTTGCCGATCTGGATTGGTCTCATCGAGGCCTCGGCGATTGCCACCGAATTGGAAAAAATCCAGCTTTCGAGACCGATGACCCACGATCTGATCCGAAATATTTTGACGACGTTGAATGTGACGGTTGAAAAAATTGAGGTCAATGATCTCTGCGACAACACCTTTTATGCCAAAATTTATCTCAAAAATGGGAGCGAGGAACATGTGATCGACTCTCGTCCTTCAGATGCGATTGCGCTGGCCCTGCGAACTCATTCCCCGATTTTTGTTGATAAAAAGGTCATCGATAAATCACGCGACATCGACCTCGCCCGTGGAGGAAAAACAGGGGAGAAAAAGGTTCAGGAAGAGAAGTGGACGGAGATTTTGGAAAACCTGAACCCCGACGATTTCGGGAAGTACAAAATGTGA
- the vanZ gene encoding VanZ family protein produces the protein MKKWIPLLLYASFLFYLSHQPSIEPPEFFGWLFLSDKLLHVGAYTPFGLLLARAVKRHKLLIAFLGATLYGLSDEFHQSFIPGRMVEIGDLVADAVGGFVGGLLYLRLQKWPKLSRIME, from the coding sequence GTGAAGAAGTGGATCCCGCTCCTGCTTTACGCCTCTTTTTTATTTTATCTGTCCCATCAGCCATCTATCGAGCCCCCTGAATTTTTTGGTTGGCTTTTTCTGAGTGATAAACTTCTTCATGTCGGTGCCTATACCCCCTTTGGTCTTCTTTTGGCCCGTGCGGTTAAACGTCACAAGCTCCTCATTGCCTTTTTAGGGGCGACCCTCTATGGTCTCTCCGATGAGTTCCACCAGTCCTTTATCCCCGGCCGGATGGTTGAAATTGGTGACCTTGTTGCCGATGCGGTTGGAGGGTTTGTTGGGGGTTTGCTTTATTTAAGGCTTCAAAAATGGCCCAAATTATCACGCATCATGGAGTGA
- a CDS encoding gamma carbonic anhydrase family protein: MAQIITHHGVTPKIHPSVFLAEGVVVIGDVVIGEDSSIWPNTVLRGDVNSIRIGPRTNIQDLSVCHVETGTWPLIIEDEVTVGHRVVLHGCHIKSRCLIGIGSIIMNGAVIGEESLVGAGSLVTEKMIIPPRTLALGSPAKVKRDLTPEEIAFLKVSAENYVQNARSYKKVS; the protein is encoded by the coding sequence ATGGCCCAAATTATCACGCATCATGGAGTGACGCCGAAGATCCACCCCTCTGTTTTTCTGGCGGAAGGGGTAGTGGTGATCGGCGACGTCGTGATCGGAGAGGACTCCTCGATTTGGCCCAACACCGTACTGCGGGGTGACGTGAATTCTATTCGAATTGGACCCCGGACGAATATCCAGGATCTCTCCGTCTGCCATGTCGAAACGGGGACCTGGCCGCTCATTATTGAGGATGAAGTAACCGTCGGCCATCGGGTGGTGCTCCACGGCTGTCACATCAAGTCGCGTTGCCTGATCGGGATCGGATCGATTATCATGAATGGTGCCGTGATCGGTGAAGAGTCTCTTGTCGGTGCCGGATCGCTCGTGACCGAGAAGATGATCATCCCGCCCCGGACCTTGGCATTAGGCTCCCCCGCAAAAGTGAAACGCGACCTAACCCCCGAAGAGATCGCCTTCCTTAAGGTTTCCGCCGAAAATTATGTCCAGAATGCACGAAGTTACAAAAAAGTTTCGTGA
- the tilS gene encoding tRNA lysidine(34) synthetase TilS produces MHEVTKKFRETVKQWDLWKRGEPLGLAVSGGIDSMVLLDLVRRIKTSERSHATVFHFNHKLRGEESDQDALFVKKICEGWKIPLVVGEAPPWKKKNNLQEKARQLRYQFFREEAKKAGIQKIATAHQADDQAETFLIRWIQGAGLKGLSGIPLMRLVGQHQRVTRAGVPTRAQRVSTGGLEPEAGPVDVGLTIVRPLLFVTRKEITDYAKKFEVPFREDSSNRETKYLRNKVRQILSELRKLNPNLSVRSAVNSILLRADEEYLETVGSNIDSFNIPIFTKLPPSLRYRLLQRMYEEVSGHPLSGEFVLKIDSLIRDSEPKRQYNLPHGVRFQKDYVCFRFAET; encoded by the coding sequence ATGCACGAAGTTACAAAAAAGTTTCGTGAGACGGTGAAACAGTGGGATCTCTGGAAGAGGGGAGAGCCTCTGGGACTCGCTGTGTCGGGCGGGATTGATTCGATGGTCCTCCTAGACTTAGTCCGTCGTATCAAGACTTCCGAGCGATCCCACGCGACTGTTTTCCATTTCAACCACAAACTCCGCGGTGAGGAGTCGGATCAAGATGCCCTTTTTGTCAAAAAAATTTGTGAGGGTTGGAAGATCCCTCTTGTTGTGGGAGAGGCCCCTCCCTGGAAGAAGAAAAACAATCTTCAAGAAAAGGCGAGGCAACTTCGCTACCAATTTTTTCGGGAAGAGGCGAAGAAGGCTGGAATCCAAAAAATCGCCACAGCCCATCAGGCGGATGATCAGGCGGAGACCTTTTTGATCCGGTGGATCCAGGGGGCGGGGTTGAAGGGGTTGAGCGGCATTCCGTTGATGAGGCTGGTTGGACAACATCAACGGGTGACTCGGGCGGGGGTGCCCACCCGCGCGCAACGGGTGAGCACGGGTGGGCTTGAGCCCGAGGCAGGACCCGTTGATGTTGGCCTCACCATTGTCCGTCCTCTCTTATTTGTCACACGAAAAGAGATCACCGATTACGCCAAAAAATTTGAGGTCCCGTTTCGGGAAGACTCGTCGAATCGGGAGACGAAGTATCTTCGAAACAAGGTGCGACAGATCTTGTCTGAGCTTCGTAAACTGAACCCGAATCTCTCGGTCCGATCGGCGGTGAATTCGATTCTTTTGAGGGCGGATGAGGAATATTTAGAGACGGTCGGTTCTAACATCGACAGTTTTAATATTCCTATTTTTACGAAGCTCCCCCCCTCCCTCCGCTACCGTCTTCTTCAACGGATGTATGAAGAGGTCTCAGGCCACCCTCTTTCAGGGGAATTTGTCTTGAAGATTGACTCACTGATCAGGGATTCTGAGCCGAAGAGACAGTATAATCTGCCCCATGGAGTGAGGTTCCAGAAGGATTACGTCTGCTTCAGATTTGCAGAAACTTAA
- a CDS encoding ATP-dependent metallopeptidase FtsH/Yme1/Tma family protein, whose protein sequence is MKQSHKTLALWALIILLSISIVHFMSNRPSLRKTISFSEFLAAVGRNEVERITIQDDEYVGKFKSSKMNGEFFETVGPTESEKAFELLSRSDAVVEYKKRRETPLWQQILISWLPMILLFAFFFFSMRQIQVGGGRALSFGRSRARLLSENQKKVTFKDVAGCEEAKYELEEIIQFLKEPKKFTKLGGRIPKGVLLVGAPGTGKTLLAKAVAGEAGAPFFSISGSDFVEMFVGVGASRVRDLFEQGKKNAPCIIFIDEIDAVGRHRGAGLGGGHDEREQTLNQLLVEMDGFESNEGVIIMAATNRPDVLDPALLRPGRFDRRVIVPRPDLKGREEILKVHARKTVLGQDVELSVVARGTPGFSGADLENLVNEAALNAARYDKKFIEMTDFELAKDKVMMGAERKSMILTEEEKRQIAYHESGHTLVAKKLPGADPVHKVTIIPRGMALGLTQQLPIDERHIHSKEFAEIVISVLMGGRCAEELIFKHQTTGAGDDIEKATAMARKMVCEWGMSDLGPLSFGRKEGEVFLGRDFVQQQEYSGNTAIRIDEEVSKIVTQNYNRARKILQDNNDVLHRLAETLLEFESLDGDQIDRILKGEKLDPPKSVSTPSKPAVVVEAVSEGTGVLLHPQPSKA, encoded by the coding sequence ATGAAACAGTCCCATAAGACACTTGCCCTCTGGGCCCTGATTATTTTGCTTTCCATCTCAATCGTCCACTTTATGAGCAACCGGCCCTCTTTACGAAAGACGATCAGCTTTAGCGAGTTCCTGGCTGCCGTGGGGAGAAATGAGGTGGAACGGATAACGATTCAGGATGATGAGTATGTCGGGAAATTCAAAAGTTCAAAAATGAATGGCGAATTTTTTGAGACGGTGGGGCCGACAGAGAGTGAAAAGGCATTCGAGCTCCTCTCACGATCCGACGCGGTCGTTGAATACAAAAAACGCCGTGAGACCCCGCTCTGGCAACAGATCCTGATCTCGTGGCTCCCGATGATCCTCCTCTTCGCCTTCTTTTTCTTTTCGATGAGACAGATTCAGGTCGGTGGGGGCCGGGCCTTAAGTTTTGGCCGAAGTCGGGCGAGACTTCTTTCGGAAAACCAGAAGAAGGTGACATTCAAGGATGTTGCCGGTTGTGAAGAGGCGAAATACGAGCTCGAGGAGATCATCCAGTTTTTGAAAGAGCCTAAGAAATTTACCAAATTGGGGGGACGGATCCCCAAGGGTGTCTTGCTGGTCGGGGCGCCGGGTACCGGAAAGACCTTGCTGGCGAAGGCAGTTGCCGGCGAAGCGGGGGCGCCGTTCTTCTCGATCTCCGGATCTGATTTTGTCGAGATGTTTGTCGGTGTCGGTGCCTCACGCGTGCGGGACCTTTTTGAGCAGGGGAAAAAGAACGCCCCCTGTATCATTTTTATTGATGAGATTGATGCGGTCGGCCGTCATCGTGGTGCGGGTCTGGGGGGAGGGCATGATGAAAGGGAACAGACTCTGAATCAGCTCTTGGTGGAGATGGATGGTTTCGAATCGAATGAAGGGGTCATCATCATGGCGGCGACGAATCGTCCGGATGTGCTTGATCCGGCGCTGCTCCGACCGGGACGTTTTGATCGTCGCGTGATTGTCCCACGGCCCGATCTCAAGGGTCGTGAAGAGATCCTGAAGGTCCATGCCCGTAAAACAGTTTTAGGTCAGGATGTTGAGCTCTCCGTCGTCGCGCGTGGCACGCCCGGTTTTTCGGGGGCCGATCTTGAAAATCTGGTGAATGAAGCGGCACTGAATGCGGCCCGATATGACAAGAAATTTATTGAGATGACCGATTTTGAGCTCGCGAAAGACAAGGTGATGATGGGTGCGGAGCGGAAGAGCATGATCCTGACCGAGGAGGAGAAGCGTCAGATCGCGTATCATGAATCAGGGCATACGCTGGTTGCGAAGAAGCTTCCCGGGGCTGATCCTGTTCATAAAGTAACGATTATCCCGCGGGGGATGGCGTTGGGGCTTACCCAGCAGCTCCCGATTGACGAGCGGCATATCCACTCGAAGGAATTTGCCGAAATTGTGATTTCGGTTTTGATGGGGGGGCGGTGTGCTGAGGAGCTTATTTTTAAACACCAAACGACCGGTGCCGGTGACGATATTGAAAAGGCGACTGCCATGGCACGCAAGATGGTCTGTGAGTGGGGGATGAGTGATCTGGGGCCTTTGAGTTTTGGTCGTAAGGAAGGGGAGGTTTTCCTCGGTCGTGACTTCGTCCAGCAGCAGGAGTACAGCGGTAATACAGCGATTCGGATCGATGAAGAGGTTTCGAAAATTGTGACCCAAAACTATAATCGGGCTCGAAAGATTCTTCAGGATAATAATGATGTTCTTCACCGTCTTGCGGAGACCTTGCTGGAATTCGAATCTCTGGATGGGGATCAGATCGATCGAATCCTGAAAGGGGAAAAGCTGGATCCGCCAAAGAGTGTTTCAACTCCATCAAAACCGGCTGTGGTGGTTGAGGCTGTTTCGGAAGGAACTGGTGTTCTTCTCCATCCACAACCTAGCAAGGCGTAA
- the folP gene encoding dihydropteroate synthase, which produces MRIGSQEFDFSHKVYLMGVLNLTPDSFSDGGLYFDPAVALDRALQMEEEGAQILDIGAESSRPGSKPITEEEEERRLFPVLKKMVSKIRIPISIDTRRSRIAEIAIKEGGALINDITALRYDFRMGEVIAEAGVPCILMHMRGEPETMQQEVSYINVVSEIVHFLRHQMEMAIRIGIPRNQILLDPGIGFGKAPEHNLEILKHLQEFRVLENPLVIGASRKSFIRRVFGIENAQDPMVRHGSLAVAAIAAWNGASMIRVHDVRETAEVLKMVEALCTTRIL; this is translated from the coding sequence ATGAGGATTGGATCACAAGAGTTTGACTTTTCCCATAAAGTTTATCTGATGGGTGTTCTCAATCTGACACCCGACTCGTTTTCCGATGGGGGGCTTTATTTCGATCCGGCCGTTGCTTTGGATCGGGCCCTTCAGATGGAGGAAGAGGGGGCACAGATTCTCGATATCGGTGCCGAGTCGAGTCGACCCGGATCCAAACCGATTACGGAAGAGGAAGAGGAGAGGCGTCTTTTTCCTGTCTTGAAAAAAATGGTGTCGAAGATTCGAATCCCGATCTCGATCGACACGCGACGGTCACGCATTGCGGAGATCGCGATCAAAGAGGGAGGAGCCCTTATTAATGATATTACAGCGCTTCGCTATGATTTCCGGATGGGGGAGGTGATTGCCGAGGCGGGTGTCCCTTGTATCCTCATGCATATGCGTGGGGAGCCGGAAACGATGCAGCAGGAGGTTTCTTATATCAATGTGGTTTCGGAAATCGTGCATTTTTTGAGGCATCAGATGGAGATGGCAATCCGGATAGGGATCCCGCGAAACCAGATCCTCCTGGATCCCGGTATCGGTTTTGGGAAGGCACCGGAACACAATCTGGAGATCCTGAAACATCTGCAGGAATTTCGTGTGCTCGAAAATCCTCTTGTGATCGGCGCCTCCCGAAAATCTTTCATTCGTCGTGTCTTTGGGATAGAAAATGCACAAGATCCTATGGTACGTCATGGGTCCCTGGCGGTTGCCGCTATTGCCGCCTGGAATGGCGCTTCCATGATTCGAGTTCATGATGTTCGAGAAACCGCAGAGGTTTTGAAGATGGTAGAGGCGCTCTGTACCACAAGAATTTTGTAA
- a CDS encoding phosphoglucosamine mutase, translating to MAEIKKRELFGTDGIRGRANEYPMTSEIALALGRALAFHFKGEGRHRRILIGKDTRRSGYMLEMALASGITSMGVDVLLVGPMPTPAVAFLTHGMRAEAGVMVSASHNSFQDNGMKVFDHSGFKLEDREERKIESLMFSDLLTHHRPSPEKLGKAFRVEEARGRYIEFLKGTFPKEQRLDGLKIVVDCAHGAAYQVAPTVFDELGADLNSMGVSPNGLNINETGVVLPDLIKKRVIETKADLGIALDGDADRVLFVDEKGNLIDGDAIIAVLGAELLEQGILKDGVVVATVMSNIALEKYLDRRGGKVIRTQVGDRYLVEIMREKGYLFGGESSGHLIFRQYSTTGDGILAALQLLALMRTKGKRLSELVSDYSPCPQVMKNVPVKERRVLEQIPSLMEKIHHLERDLGKEGRLLVRYSGTEPLVRIMIEGWDAKRIESMAQDLASSVARELS from the coding sequence ATGGCAGAGATAAAAAAACGTGAGCTTTTTGGAACCGATGGGATTCGAGGGCGTGCCAATGAATACCCGATGACCTCTGAGATTGCGTTGGCACTCGGTCGTGCCCTTGCCTTTCATTTCAAAGGAGAGGGACGCCATCGAAGGATCCTGATCGGTAAGGATACGCGGCGCTCCGGATATATGCTCGAGATGGCCCTCGCCTCCGGTATCACCTCTATGGGGGTCGATGTGCTCCTCGTCGGTCCGATGCCGACGCCGGCGGTTGCCTTTTTGACCCATGGGATGAGGGCAGAGGCGGGAGTCATGGTTTCCGCCTCGCATAATTCATTTCAGGACAACGGCATGAAGGTTTTTGATCATTCCGGTTTCAAGCTTGAAGATCGGGAGGAGAGGAAGATTGAGTCCCTGATGTTTAGTGATTTGTTGACCCATCATAGACCGTCACCTGAGAAGCTCGGGAAGGCGTTTCGTGTTGAAGAGGCGAGAGGACGCTATATCGAATTTCTCAAGGGGACCTTTCCAAAGGAACAGAGATTGGATGGACTCAAAATTGTTGTCGACTGTGCGCATGGGGCTGCCTATCAGGTCGCTCCGACCGTTTTTGATGAGTTGGGGGCCGATCTGAATTCGATGGGTGTCTCGCCCAACGGTCTTAACATCAACGAAACAGGGGTTGTTCTGCCTGATCTCATAAAGAAAAGGGTGATCGAAACGAAGGCAGACTTGGGGATTGCTCTGGATGGAGATGCCGATCGTGTCCTCTTTGTCGATGAAAAAGGAAATCTGATCGATGGTGATGCGATCATCGCTGTCCTGGGAGCCGAACTTTTGGAACAGGGGATTCTAAAAGATGGTGTTGTTGTTGCGACCGTGATGAGCAATATCGCTCTCGAAAAATATCTCGATCGTCGCGGCGGGAAGGTGATCCGAACCCAGGTGGGGGATCGGTATCTTGTCGAGATCATGCGTGAGAAAGGGTATCTTTTTGGGGGGGAATCATCCGGCCATCTGATCTTCCGTCAGTATTCAACCACAGGAGATGGAATTCTTGCGGCACTGCAATTACTCGCCTTGATGCGGACAAAAGGAAAGAGGTTGTCAGAACTGGTTTCAGATTATTCCCCTTGTCCTCAAGTGATGAAAAATGTGCCGGTCAAAGAGAGACGGGTTTTGGAACAGATCCCTTCTCTGATGGAAAAGATTCATCATCTGGAACGTGATCTTGGGAAAGAGGGACGTCTGCTTGTTCGCTATTCCGGGACAGAGCCACTAGTGCGGATCATGATTGAGGGGTGGGATGCCAAGAGGATTGAATCAATGGCTCAGGACTTGGCTTCTAGTGTAGCCCGGGAACTTTCCTAA